The following coding sequences lie in one Arachis ipaensis cultivar K30076 chromosome B03, Araip1.1, whole genome shotgun sequence genomic window:
- the LOC107628717 gene encoding nucleolin 1 isoform X1, whose amino-acid sequence MAKTSKKSASKVETAPPVKKGKRQADEELEKQVSLKKQKIEEAAQKQKKEVKVQKKKEESSSDDSSSDSEDEKPATKVAVASKKKPAKNGTLSSPAKKAKPASSSSSDDSASESEDEKPAAKAPPKSQAAKNVAPAKKVKPASSSSSESSDDDSDEDEVPKSKVLPAVVKNGSASAKKPSESSESEDSGSEEEKKAKSTKKVPAKKVETESSSDSSSDEEDKKKPVAKSSAVPSKKVETTESSDDDSSESSDEEENGAKPTANAASKPSAIAKKNDDSDSSDSDDSSSKDEKKTAPKTVSNAKSAPEPKPAKKSSSSSESESDEEEVSWFILDSHIYLLMFCPFTLNVFPILIYRTHLIVNLRMKRKRLKAPVREKWMLMKKRALMKVMMSQKKPVKVSKESSDSSDDSDEEEEKPSKTPQKSAKDVEMVDADSAKKVPKTPSTPSAATGGSKTLFVGNLSFSVQRSDVEEFFKDCGEVVDVRFSVDDTGRFKGFGHVEFATAEAAQSALELNEHELLNRPVRLDLARERGAYTPGGSNSFQKGGQRQTGQTIYIRGFDKSLGEEEVRASLNEHFGACGEISRVSIPKDFESGYPKGFAYIDFKDSSSMKKALELNETELAGGYYLSVEEAKPRDGFGSGGGRGGGRFGGRSNEGGRFGGRSGGGRFGGGRGGSDRGRGGRGRGGGRGFGNKPTFAAEGKKTTFADDD is encoded by the exons ATGGCCAAGACTAGCAAGAAATCAGCTTCCAAA GTTGAGACTGCTCCACCTGTCAAAAAGG GAAAGAGGCAGGCAGATGAGGAACTTGAGAAGCAAGTTAGTTTAAAGAAACAGAAGATAGAAGAGGCTGCTCAGAAGCAAAAGAAGGAAGTGAAGGtgcagaagaaaaaggaggaaagTAGTTCAGATGATTCTTCTTCAGATTCTGAAGATGAG AAACCTGCTACCAAAGTTGCTGTTGCTTCAAAGAAGAAGCCTGCTAAGAACGGCACTTTAAGCTCCCCTGCAAAGAAAGCCAAGCCAGCTAGTAGTTCTAGCTCTGATGATTCTGCTTCAGAGTCTGAAGATGAG AAACCTGCAGCAAAGGCTCCTCCAAAAAGTCAGGCTGCAAAAAATGTTGCTCCAGCTAAGAAAGTCAAGCCAGCTTCCTCTTCAAGTTCTGAATCGTCAGATGATGACTCCGATGAGGATGAA GTGCCCAAATCCAAGGTGCTGCCTGCTGTGGTTAAGAATGGATCTGCTTCTGCAAAGAAACCAAGTGAAAGCTCCGAGTCTGAGGACAGCGGCTCTGAGGAggaaaag AAAGCAAAATCAACCAAAAAGGTGCCTGCTAAGAAGGTTGAAACAGAGTCATCCTCTGATAGTAGCTCTGATGAAGAA GATAAGAAAAAACCTGTAGCCAAATCATCTGCAGTTCCAAGTAAGAAAGTTGAGACAACTGAAAGTTCAGATGATGATTCAAGTGAAAGCTCTGATGAAGAAGAAAAT GGTGCAAAACCGACTGCAAATGCGGCATCCAAGCCTTCTGCTATAGCTAAGAAGAATGATGACAGTGACAGTTCAGATTCTGATGATAGCAGCTCCAAAGATGAGAAG AAAACTGCTCCCAAGACTGTTTCCAATGCCAAGTCAGCACCTGAGCCAAAGCCTGCCAAGAAGTCTAGTAGTTCTAGTGAGAGTGAGTCGGATGAGGAAGAGGTTAGTTGGTTTATTCTTGATTCCCATATTTACTTGTTAATGTTTTGTCCTTTTACATTAAATGTGTTTCCAATCTTAATTTACAGGACTCATCTGATAGTGAATCTGAGGATGAAAAG AAAACGGCTAAAAGCTCCGGTCAG GGAAAAATGGATGTTGATGAAGAAGAGAGCTCTGATGAAAGTGATGATGAGCCAAAAAA AGCCTGTGAAAGTTTCAAAAGAAAGCAGTGATAGTTCGGATGACAGTGatgaggaagaagagaaacctTCTAAAACTCCTCAGAAAAGT GCTAAGGATGTGGAGATGGTTGATGCTGACTCAGCAAAGAAAGTT CCTAAAACCCCTTCTACACCTAGTGCTGCAACAGGTGGATCAAAGACACTATTTGTTGGAAATCTGTCATTTAGTGTGCAACGATCTGACGT TGAGGAGTTTTTCAAAGATTGTGGAGAAGTTGTTGATGTTCGTTTTTCTGTTGACGATACTGGGAGGTTTAAAGGATTTGGACATGTTGAGTTTGCTACTGCAGAGGCAGCACAAAGT GCTCTTGAATTGAATGAGCATGAGTTGTTGAATCGTCCTGTTAGGCTTGATTTAGCTCGTGAAAGAGGTGCATATACCCCTGGTGGCAG CAATTCCTTCCAGAAAGGTGGTCAGCGTCAAACTGGCCAAACTATATACATAAGGGGTTTTGATAAATCTCTTGGAGAAGAAGAG GTAAGAGCTAGCCTAAATGAGCATTTTGGTGCCTGCGGGGAGATCTCGAGGGTGTCAATCCCAAAAGATTTCGAGTCTGGATATCCTAAAGG TTTTGCCTATATCGACTTCAAGGATTCTTCTAGCATGAAAAAAGCTCTAGAACTCAATGAAACTGAACTTGCTGGTGGTTATTACCTCTCAGTTGAAGAAGCCAAACCTAGAGATGGCTTTGGTTCAGGTGGTGGAAGAGGTGGCGGTCGATTTGGAGGTAGGAGTAATGAAGGTGGTCGATTTGGAGGAAGGAGTGGTGGTGGCCGATTTGGTGGTGGAAGGGGTGGTAGTGATCGAGGCAGAGGTGGTCGAGGAAGAGGTGGGGGAAGGGGTTTTGGAAATAAACCGACATTTGCTGCAGAAG GAAAAAAGACCACATTTGCCGATGACGACTAG
- the LOC107628717 gene encoding nucleolin 1 isoform X5: MAKTSKKSASKVETAPPVKKGKRQADEELEKQVSLKKQKIEEAAQKQKKEVKVQKKKEESSSDDSSSDSEDEKPATKVAVASKKKPAKNGTLSSPAKKAKPASSSSSDDSASESEDEKPAAKAPPKSQAAKNVAPAKKVKPASSSSSESSDDDSDEDEVPKSKVLPAVVKNGSASAKKPSESSESEDSGSEEEKKAKSTKKVPAKKVETESSSDSSSDEEDKKKPVAKSSAVPSKKVETTESSDDDSSESSDEEENGAKPTANAASKPSAIAKKNDDSDSSDSDDSSSKDEKKTAPKTVSNAKSAPEPKPAKKSSSSSESESDEEEDSSDSESEDEKGKMDVDEEESSDESDDEPKKPVKVSKESSDSSDDSDEEEEKPSKTPQKSAKDVEMVDADSAKKVPKTPSTPSAATGGSKTLFVGNLSFSVQRSDVEEFFKDCGEVVDVRFSVDDTGRFKGFGHVEFATAEAAQSALELNEHELLNRPVRLDLARERGAYTPGGSNSFQKGGQRQTGQTIYIRGFDKSLGEEEVRASLNEHFGACGEISRVSIPKDFESGYPKGFAYIDFKDSSSMKKALELNETELAGGYYLSVEEAKPRDGFGSGGGRGGGRFGGRSNEGGRFGGRSGGGRFGGGRGGSDRGRGGRGRGGGRGFGNKPTFAAEGKKTTFADDD; encoded by the exons ATGGCCAAGACTAGCAAGAAATCAGCTTCCAAA GTTGAGACTGCTCCACCTGTCAAAAAGG GAAAGAGGCAGGCAGATGAGGAACTTGAGAAGCAAGTTAGTTTAAAGAAACAGAAGATAGAAGAGGCTGCTCAGAAGCAAAAGAAGGAAGTGAAGGtgcagaagaaaaaggaggaaagTAGTTCAGATGATTCTTCTTCAGATTCTGAAGATGAG AAACCTGCTACCAAAGTTGCTGTTGCTTCAAAGAAGAAGCCTGCTAAGAACGGCACTTTAAGCTCCCCTGCAAAGAAAGCCAAGCCAGCTAGTAGTTCTAGCTCTGATGATTCTGCTTCAGAGTCTGAAGATGAG AAACCTGCAGCAAAGGCTCCTCCAAAAAGTCAGGCTGCAAAAAATGTTGCTCCAGCTAAGAAAGTCAAGCCAGCTTCCTCTTCAAGTTCTGAATCGTCAGATGATGACTCCGATGAGGATGAA GTGCCCAAATCCAAGGTGCTGCCTGCTGTGGTTAAGAATGGATCTGCTTCTGCAAAGAAACCAAGTGAAAGCTCCGAGTCTGAGGACAGCGGCTCTGAGGAggaaaag AAAGCAAAATCAACCAAAAAGGTGCCTGCTAAGAAGGTTGAAACAGAGTCATCCTCTGATAGTAGCTCTGATGAAGAA GATAAGAAAAAACCTGTAGCCAAATCATCTGCAGTTCCAAGTAAGAAAGTTGAGACAACTGAAAGTTCAGATGATGATTCAAGTGAAAGCTCTGATGAAGAAGAAAAT GGTGCAAAACCGACTGCAAATGCGGCATCCAAGCCTTCTGCTATAGCTAAGAAGAATGATGACAGTGACAGTTCAGATTCTGATGATAGCAGCTCCAAAGATGAGAAG AAAACTGCTCCCAAGACTGTTTCCAATGCCAAGTCAGCACCTGAGCCAAAGCCTGCCAAGAAGTCTAGTAGTTCTAGTGAGAGTGAGTCGGATGAGGAAGAG GACTCATCTGATAGTGAATCTGAGGATGAAAAG GGAAAAATGGATGTTGATGAAGAAGAGAGCTCTGATGAAAGTGATGATGAGCCAAAAAAG CCTGTGAAAGTTTCAAAAGAAAGCAGTGATAGTTCGGATGACAGTGatgaggaagaagagaaacctTCTAAAACTCCTCAGAAAAGT GCTAAGGATGTGGAGATGGTTGATGCTGACTCAGCAAAGAAAGTT CCTAAAACCCCTTCTACACCTAGTGCTGCAACAGGTGGATCAAAGACACTATTTGTTGGAAATCTGTCATTTAGTGTGCAACGATCTGACGT TGAGGAGTTTTTCAAAGATTGTGGAGAAGTTGTTGATGTTCGTTTTTCTGTTGACGATACTGGGAGGTTTAAAGGATTTGGACATGTTGAGTTTGCTACTGCAGAGGCAGCACAAAGT GCTCTTGAATTGAATGAGCATGAGTTGTTGAATCGTCCTGTTAGGCTTGATTTAGCTCGTGAAAGAGGTGCATATACCCCTGGTGGCAG CAATTCCTTCCAGAAAGGTGGTCAGCGTCAAACTGGCCAAACTATATACATAAGGGGTTTTGATAAATCTCTTGGAGAAGAAGAG GTAAGAGCTAGCCTAAATGAGCATTTTGGTGCCTGCGGGGAGATCTCGAGGGTGTCAATCCCAAAAGATTTCGAGTCTGGATATCCTAAAGG TTTTGCCTATATCGACTTCAAGGATTCTTCTAGCATGAAAAAAGCTCTAGAACTCAATGAAACTGAACTTGCTGGTGGTTATTACCTCTCAGTTGAAGAAGCCAAACCTAGAGATGGCTTTGGTTCAGGTGGTGGAAGAGGTGGCGGTCGATTTGGAGGTAGGAGTAATGAAGGTGGTCGATTTGGAGGAAGGAGTGGTGGTGGCCGATTTGGTGGTGGAAGGGGTGGTAGTGATCGAGGCAGAGGTGGTCGAGGAAGAGGTGGGGGAAGGGGTTTTGGAAATAAACCGACATTTGCTGCAGAAG GAAAAAAGACCACATTTGCCGATGACGACTAG
- the LOC107628717 gene encoding nucleolin 1 isoform X6: protein MAKTSKKSASKVETAPPVKKGKRQADEELEKQVSLKKQKIEEAAQKQKKEVKVQKKKEESSSDDSSSDSEDEKPAAKAPPKSQAAKNVAPAKKVKPASSSSSESSDDDSDEDEVPKSKVLPAVVKNGSASAKKPSESSESEDSGSEEEKKAKSTKKVPAKKVETESSSDSSSDEEDKKKPVAKSSAVPSKKVETTESSDDDSSESSDEEENGAKPTANAASKPSAIAKKNDDSDSSDSDDSSSKDEKKTAPKTVSNAKSAPEPKPAKKSSSSSESESDEEEVSWFILDSHIYLLMFCPFTLNVFPILIYRTHLIVNLRMKRKRLKAPVREKWMLMKKRALMKVMMSQKKPVKVSKESSDSSDDSDEEEEKPSKTPQKSAKDVEMVDADSAKKVPKTPSTPSAATGGSKTLFVGNLSFSVQRSDVEEFFKDCGEVVDVRFSVDDTGRFKGFGHVEFATAEAAQSALELNEHELLNRPVRLDLARERGAYTPGGSNSFQKGGQRQTGQTIYIRGFDKSLGEEEVRASLNEHFGACGEISRVSIPKDFESGYPKGFAYIDFKDSSSMKKALELNETELAGGYYLSVEEAKPRDGFGSGGGRGGGRFGGRSNEGGRFGGRSGGGRFGGGRGGSDRGRGGRGRGGGRGFGNKPTFAAEGKKTTFADDD, encoded by the exons ATGGCCAAGACTAGCAAGAAATCAGCTTCCAAA GTTGAGACTGCTCCACCTGTCAAAAAGG GAAAGAGGCAGGCAGATGAGGAACTTGAGAAGCAAGTTAGTTTAAAGAAACAGAAGATAGAAGAGGCTGCTCAGAAGCAAAAGAAGGAAGTGAAGGtgcagaagaaaaaggaggaaagTAGTTCAGATGATTCTTCTTCAGATTCTGAAGATGAG AAACCTGCAGCAAAGGCTCCTCCAAAAAGTCAGGCTGCAAAAAATGTTGCTCCAGCTAAGAAAGTCAAGCCAGCTTCCTCTTCAAGTTCTGAATCGTCAGATGATGACTCCGATGAGGATGAA GTGCCCAAATCCAAGGTGCTGCCTGCTGTGGTTAAGAATGGATCTGCTTCTGCAAAGAAACCAAGTGAAAGCTCCGAGTCTGAGGACAGCGGCTCTGAGGAggaaaag AAAGCAAAATCAACCAAAAAGGTGCCTGCTAAGAAGGTTGAAACAGAGTCATCCTCTGATAGTAGCTCTGATGAAGAA GATAAGAAAAAACCTGTAGCCAAATCATCTGCAGTTCCAAGTAAGAAAGTTGAGACAACTGAAAGTTCAGATGATGATTCAAGTGAAAGCTCTGATGAAGAAGAAAAT GGTGCAAAACCGACTGCAAATGCGGCATCCAAGCCTTCTGCTATAGCTAAGAAGAATGATGACAGTGACAGTTCAGATTCTGATGATAGCAGCTCCAAAGATGAGAAG AAAACTGCTCCCAAGACTGTTTCCAATGCCAAGTCAGCACCTGAGCCAAAGCCTGCCAAGAAGTCTAGTAGTTCTAGTGAGAGTGAGTCGGATGAGGAAGAGGTTAGTTGGTTTATTCTTGATTCCCATATTTACTTGTTAATGTTTTGTCCTTTTACATTAAATGTGTTTCCAATCTTAATTTACAGGACTCATCTGATAGTGAATCTGAGGATGAAAAG AAAACGGCTAAAAGCTCCGGTCAG GGAAAAATGGATGTTGATGAAGAAGAGAGCTCTGATGAAAGTGATGATGAGCCAAAAAA AGCCTGTGAAAGTTTCAAAAGAAAGCAGTGATAGTTCGGATGACAGTGatgaggaagaagagaaacctTCTAAAACTCCTCAGAAAAGT GCTAAGGATGTGGAGATGGTTGATGCTGACTCAGCAAAGAAAGTT CCTAAAACCCCTTCTACACCTAGTGCTGCAACAGGTGGATCAAAGACACTATTTGTTGGAAATCTGTCATTTAGTGTGCAACGATCTGACGT TGAGGAGTTTTTCAAAGATTGTGGAGAAGTTGTTGATGTTCGTTTTTCTGTTGACGATACTGGGAGGTTTAAAGGATTTGGACATGTTGAGTTTGCTACTGCAGAGGCAGCACAAAGT GCTCTTGAATTGAATGAGCATGAGTTGTTGAATCGTCCTGTTAGGCTTGATTTAGCTCGTGAAAGAGGTGCATATACCCCTGGTGGCAG CAATTCCTTCCAGAAAGGTGGTCAGCGTCAAACTGGCCAAACTATATACATAAGGGGTTTTGATAAATCTCTTGGAGAAGAAGAG GTAAGAGCTAGCCTAAATGAGCATTTTGGTGCCTGCGGGGAGATCTCGAGGGTGTCAATCCCAAAAGATTTCGAGTCTGGATATCCTAAAGG TTTTGCCTATATCGACTTCAAGGATTCTTCTAGCATGAAAAAAGCTCTAGAACTCAATGAAACTGAACTTGCTGGTGGTTATTACCTCTCAGTTGAAGAAGCCAAACCTAGAGATGGCTTTGGTTCAGGTGGTGGAAGAGGTGGCGGTCGATTTGGAGGTAGGAGTAATGAAGGTGGTCGATTTGGAGGAAGGAGTGGTGGTGGCCGATTTGGTGGTGGAAGGGGTGGTAGTGATCGAGGCAGAGGTGGTCGAGGAAGAGGTGGGGGAAGGGGTTTTGGAAATAAACCGACATTTGCTGCAGAAG GAAAAAAGACCACATTTGCCGATGACGACTAG
- the LOC107628717 gene encoding nucleolin 1 isoform X4: protein MAKTSKKSASKVETAPPVKKGKRQADEELEKQVSLKKQKIEEAAQKQKKEVKVQKKKEESSSDDSSSDSEDEKPATKVAVASKKKPAKNGTLSSPAKKAKPASSSSSDDSASESEDEKPAAKAPPKSQAAKNVAPAKKVKPASSSSSESSDDDSDEDEVPKSKVLPAVVKNGSASAKKPSESSESEDSGSEEEKKAKSTKKVPAKKVETESSSDSSSDEEDKKKPVAKSSAVPSKKVETTESSDDDSSESSDEEENGAKPTANAASKPSAIAKKNDDSDSSDSDDSSSKDEKKTAPKTVSNAKSAPEPKPAKKSSSSSESESDEEEDSSDSESEDEKGKMDVDEEESSDESDDEPKKQPVKVSKESSDSSDDSDEEEEKPSKTPQKSAKDVEMVDADSAKKVPKTPSTPSAATGGSKTLFVGNLSFSVQRSDVEEFFKDCGEVVDVRFSVDDTGRFKGFGHVEFATAEAAQSALELNEHELLNRPVRLDLARERGAYTPGGSNSFQKGGQRQTGQTIYIRGFDKSLGEEEVRASLNEHFGACGEISRVSIPKDFESGYPKGFAYIDFKDSSSMKKALELNETELAGGYYLSVEEAKPRDGFGSGGGRGGGRFGGRSNEGGRFGGRSGGGRFGGGRGGSDRGRGGRGRGGGRGFGNKPTFAAEGKKTTFADDD from the exons ATGGCCAAGACTAGCAAGAAATCAGCTTCCAAA GTTGAGACTGCTCCACCTGTCAAAAAGG GAAAGAGGCAGGCAGATGAGGAACTTGAGAAGCAAGTTAGTTTAAAGAAACAGAAGATAGAAGAGGCTGCTCAGAAGCAAAAGAAGGAAGTGAAGGtgcagaagaaaaaggaggaaagTAGTTCAGATGATTCTTCTTCAGATTCTGAAGATGAG AAACCTGCTACCAAAGTTGCTGTTGCTTCAAAGAAGAAGCCTGCTAAGAACGGCACTTTAAGCTCCCCTGCAAAGAAAGCCAAGCCAGCTAGTAGTTCTAGCTCTGATGATTCTGCTTCAGAGTCTGAAGATGAG AAACCTGCAGCAAAGGCTCCTCCAAAAAGTCAGGCTGCAAAAAATGTTGCTCCAGCTAAGAAAGTCAAGCCAGCTTCCTCTTCAAGTTCTGAATCGTCAGATGATGACTCCGATGAGGATGAA GTGCCCAAATCCAAGGTGCTGCCTGCTGTGGTTAAGAATGGATCTGCTTCTGCAAAGAAACCAAGTGAAAGCTCCGAGTCTGAGGACAGCGGCTCTGAGGAggaaaag AAAGCAAAATCAACCAAAAAGGTGCCTGCTAAGAAGGTTGAAACAGAGTCATCCTCTGATAGTAGCTCTGATGAAGAA GATAAGAAAAAACCTGTAGCCAAATCATCTGCAGTTCCAAGTAAGAAAGTTGAGACAACTGAAAGTTCAGATGATGATTCAAGTGAAAGCTCTGATGAAGAAGAAAAT GGTGCAAAACCGACTGCAAATGCGGCATCCAAGCCTTCTGCTATAGCTAAGAAGAATGATGACAGTGACAGTTCAGATTCTGATGATAGCAGCTCCAAAGATGAGAAG AAAACTGCTCCCAAGACTGTTTCCAATGCCAAGTCAGCACCTGAGCCAAAGCCTGCCAAGAAGTCTAGTAGTTCTAGTGAGAGTGAGTCGGATGAGGAAGAG GACTCATCTGATAGTGAATCTGAGGATGAAAAG GGAAAAATGGATGTTGATGAAGAAGAGAGCTCTGATGAAAGTGATGATGAGCCAAAAAAG CAGCCTGTGAAAGTTTCAAAAGAAAGCAGTGATAGTTCGGATGACAGTGatgaggaagaagagaaacctTCTAAAACTCCTCAGAAAAGT GCTAAGGATGTGGAGATGGTTGATGCTGACTCAGCAAAGAAAGTT CCTAAAACCCCTTCTACACCTAGTGCTGCAACAGGTGGATCAAAGACACTATTTGTTGGAAATCTGTCATTTAGTGTGCAACGATCTGACGT TGAGGAGTTTTTCAAAGATTGTGGAGAAGTTGTTGATGTTCGTTTTTCTGTTGACGATACTGGGAGGTTTAAAGGATTTGGACATGTTGAGTTTGCTACTGCAGAGGCAGCACAAAGT GCTCTTGAATTGAATGAGCATGAGTTGTTGAATCGTCCTGTTAGGCTTGATTTAGCTCGTGAAAGAGGTGCATATACCCCTGGTGGCAG CAATTCCTTCCAGAAAGGTGGTCAGCGTCAAACTGGCCAAACTATATACATAAGGGGTTTTGATAAATCTCTTGGAGAAGAAGAG GTAAGAGCTAGCCTAAATGAGCATTTTGGTGCCTGCGGGGAGATCTCGAGGGTGTCAATCCCAAAAGATTTCGAGTCTGGATATCCTAAAGG TTTTGCCTATATCGACTTCAAGGATTCTTCTAGCATGAAAAAAGCTCTAGAACTCAATGAAACTGAACTTGCTGGTGGTTATTACCTCTCAGTTGAAGAAGCCAAACCTAGAGATGGCTTTGGTTCAGGTGGTGGAAGAGGTGGCGGTCGATTTGGAGGTAGGAGTAATGAAGGTGGTCGATTTGGAGGAAGGAGTGGTGGTGGCCGATTTGGTGGTGGAAGGGGTGGTAGTGATCGAGGCAGAGGTGGTCGAGGAAGAGGTGGGGGAAGGGGTTTTGGAAATAAACCGACATTTGCTGCAGAAG GAAAAAAGACCACATTTGCCGATGACGACTAG
- the LOC107628717 gene encoding nucleolin 1 isoform X3: MAKTSKKSASKVETAPPVKKGKRQADEELEKQVSLKKQKIEEAAQKQKKEVKVQKKKEESSSDDSSSDSEDEKPATKVAVASKKKPAKNGTLSSPAKKAKPASSSSSDDSASESEDEKPAAKAPPKSQAAKNVAPAKKVKPASSSSSESSDDDSDEDEVPKSKVLPAVVKNGSASAKKPSESSESEDSGSEEEKKAKSTKKVPAKKVETESSSDSSSDEEDKKKPVAKSSAVPSKKVETTESSDDDSSESSDEEENGAKPTANAASKPSAIAKKNDDSDSSDSDDSSSKDEKKTAPKTVSNAKSAPEPKPAKKSSSSSESESDEEEDSSDSESEDEKKTAKSSGQGKMDVDEEESSDESDDEPKKPVKVSKESSDSSDDSDEEEEKPSKTPQKSAKDVEMVDADSAKKVPKTPSTPSAATGGSKTLFVGNLSFSVQRSDVEEFFKDCGEVVDVRFSVDDTGRFKGFGHVEFATAEAAQSALELNEHELLNRPVRLDLARERGAYTPGGSNSFQKGGQRQTGQTIYIRGFDKSLGEEEVRASLNEHFGACGEISRVSIPKDFESGYPKGFAYIDFKDSSSMKKALELNETELAGGYYLSVEEAKPRDGFGSGGGRGGGRFGGRSNEGGRFGGRSGGGRFGGGRGGSDRGRGGRGRGGGRGFGNKPTFAAEGKKTTFADDD, translated from the exons ATGGCCAAGACTAGCAAGAAATCAGCTTCCAAA GTTGAGACTGCTCCACCTGTCAAAAAGG GAAAGAGGCAGGCAGATGAGGAACTTGAGAAGCAAGTTAGTTTAAAGAAACAGAAGATAGAAGAGGCTGCTCAGAAGCAAAAGAAGGAAGTGAAGGtgcagaagaaaaaggaggaaagTAGTTCAGATGATTCTTCTTCAGATTCTGAAGATGAG AAACCTGCTACCAAAGTTGCTGTTGCTTCAAAGAAGAAGCCTGCTAAGAACGGCACTTTAAGCTCCCCTGCAAAGAAAGCCAAGCCAGCTAGTAGTTCTAGCTCTGATGATTCTGCTTCAGAGTCTGAAGATGAG AAACCTGCAGCAAAGGCTCCTCCAAAAAGTCAGGCTGCAAAAAATGTTGCTCCAGCTAAGAAAGTCAAGCCAGCTTCCTCTTCAAGTTCTGAATCGTCAGATGATGACTCCGATGAGGATGAA GTGCCCAAATCCAAGGTGCTGCCTGCTGTGGTTAAGAATGGATCTGCTTCTGCAAAGAAACCAAGTGAAAGCTCCGAGTCTGAGGACAGCGGCTCTGAGGAggaaaag AAAGCAAAATCAACCAAAAAGGTGCCTGCTAAGAAGGTTGAAACAGAGTCATCCTCTGATAGTAGCTCTGATGAAGAA GATAAGAAAAAACCTGTAGCCAAATCATCTGCAGTTCCAAGTAAGAAAGTTGAGACAACTGAAAGTTCAGATGATGATTCAAGTGAAAGCTCTGATGAAGAAGAAAAT GGTGCAAAACCGACTGCAAATGCGGCATCCAAGCCTTCTGCTATAGCTAAGAAGAATGATGACAGTGACAGTTCAGATTCTGATGATAGCAGCTCCAAAGATGAGAAG AAAACTGCTCCCAAGACTGTTTCCAATGCCAAGTCAGCACCTGAGCCAAAGCCTGCCAAGAAGTCTAGTAGTTCTAGTGAGAGTGAGTCGGATGAGGAAGAG GACTCATCTGATAGTGAATCTGAGGATGAAAAG AAAACGGCTAAAAGCTCCGGTCAG GGAAAAATGGATGTTGATGAAGAAGAGAGCTCTGATGAAAGTGATGATGAGCCAAAAAAG CCTGTGAAAGTTTCAAAAGAAAGCAGTGATAGTTCGGATGACAGTGatgaggaagaagagaaacctTCTAAAACTCCTCAGAAAAGT GCTAAGGATGTGGAGATGGTTGATGCTGACTCAGCAAAGAAAGTT CCTAAAACCCCTTCTACACCTAGTGCTGCAACAGGTGGATCAAAGACACTATTTGTTGGAAATCTGTCATTTAGTGTGCAACGATCTGACGT TGAGGAGTTTTTCAAAGATTGTGGAGAAGTTGTTGATGTTCGTTTTTCTGTTGACGATACTGGGAGGTTTAAAGGATTTGGACATGTTGAGTTTGCTACTGCAGAGGCAGCACAAAGT GCTCTTGAATTGAATGAGCATGAGTTGTTGAATCGTCCTGTTAGGCTTGATTTAGCTCGTGAAAGAGGTGCATATACCCCTGGTGGCAG CAATTCCTTCCAGAAAGGTGGTCAGCGTCAAACTGGCCAAACTATATACATAAGGGGTTTTGATAAATCTCTTGGAGAAGAAGAG GTAAGAGCTAGCCTAAATGAGCATTTTGGTGCCTGCGGGGAGATCTCGAGGGTGTCAATCCCAAAAGATTTCGAGTCTGGATATCCTAAAGG TTTTGCCTATATCGACTTCAAGGATTCTTCTAGCATGAAAAAAGCTCTAGAACTCAATGAAACTGAACTTGCTGGTGGTTATTACCTCTCAGTTGAAGAAGCCAAACCTAGAGATGGCTTTGGTTCAGGTGGTGGAAGAGGTGGCGGTCGATTTGGAGGTAGGAGTAATGAAGGTGGTCGATTTGGAGGAAGGAGTGGTGGTGGCCGATTTGGTGGTGGAAGGGGTGGTAGTGATCGAGGCAGAGGTGGTCGAGGAAGAGGTGGGGGAAGGGGTTTTGGAAATAAACCGACATTTGCTGCAGAAG GAAAAAAGACCACATTTGCCGATGACGACTAG